From the Microbacterium thalassium genome, one window contains:
- a CDS encoding bifunctional methylenetetrahydrofolate dehydrogenase/methenyltetrahydrofolate cyclohydrolase gives MTAQVLDGKAASAAIKDELAQRVAALKEKGITPGIATVLVGADPASQLYVGMKHKQSEAIGMNSIQRELPADATQEDVEALIDELNADPECHGYIVQLPLPKHLDTDAILERIDPEKDADGLHPTNLGRLVLNVNTPITSPLPCTPRGVIELLVRNGYELAGKHVVVVGRGVTIGRSIGLLLTRREYNATVTLTHTGTKDLGHHLRQADVIVGAAGVKHIVRPEDVKPGAAVLDVGVTREDDPETGKSKVYGDIHPDVAEVAGWLSPNPGGVGPMTVALLMTNVVEAAERAAG, from the coding sequence ATGACGGCACAGGTTCTGGACGGCAAGGCGGCCTCGGCCGCGATCAAGGACGAGCTCGCCCAGCGGGTCGCGGCTCTCAAGGAGAAGGGCATCACGCCCGGCATCGCCACGGTGCTCGTCGGCGCCGACCCGGCGTCGCAGCTGTACGTGGGGATGAAGCACAAGCAGTCCGAGGCCATCGGGATGAACTCGATCCAGCGCGAGCTGCCGGCCGACGCGACCCAGGAGGACGTCGAGGCGCTCATCGACGAGCTCAACGCCGACCCGGAGTGCCACGGCTACATCGTGCAGCTGCCGCTGCCGAAGCACCTCGACACCGACGCGATCCTCGAGCGCATCGACCCCGAGAAGGACGCCGACGGACTGCACCCGACGAACCTCGGGCGCCTGGTGCTGAACGTCAACACCCCGATCACGTCGCCGCTGCCGTGCACGCCCCGCGGCGTCATCGAGCTGCTGGTGCGCAACGGCTACGAGCTCGCCGGCAAGCACGTCGTCGTGGTCGGCCGCGGCGTCACGATCGGTCGCTCGATCGGGCTGCTGCTCACACGGCGCGAGTACAACGCCACCGTGACCCTGACCCACACCGGCACAAAGGACCTGGGGCATCACCTGCGTCAGGCCGACGTCATCGTGGGCGCGGCGGGCGTCAAGCACATCGTGCGTCCCGAGGACGTCAAGCCCGGCGCCGCGGTGCTCGATGTCGGCGTCACGCGCGAAGACGACCCCGAGACCGGCAAGAGCAAGGTCTACGGCGACATCCACCCCGACGTCGCAGAGGTCGCCGGCTGGCTCTCGCCGAACCCCGGGGGAGTGGGCCCGATGACGGTGGCGCTGCTGATGACGAACGTGGTGGAGGCCGCCGAGCGCGCAGCCGGCTGA
- a CDS encoding transglutaminase-like domain-containing protein, whose product MQREVTSRIVLNVLEPAELVLSVAVARQYSPAEESLVVTLDGDPLEVQEWEDAHGTRLHRVTPGTGELVVEYEARIDGAADPLPGDPVERVVYSRPSRYAESDALAPTAAAEFDGLDGNATLLTAVSSWVGTRLAYVPGSSLPTDGAQRTLLARKGVCRDFAHLSVALLRATGVPARLVSVYAPGLDPMDFHAVAEAWIGGAWCVVDATTLAPRETLVRIATGRDAADTAFLTILSGRTELVDMTVTAVADDLPADDLDRLVSVS is encoded by the coding sequence ATGCAGAGAGAGGTCACGAGCCGCATCGTCCTGAACGTCCTCGAGCCGGCGGAGCTGGTGCTGTCGGTCGCCGTGGCCAGGCAGTACTCGCCCGCAGAGGAGTCCCTCGTCGTCACTCTTGACGGGGACCCGTTGGAGGTCCAGGAGTGGGAGGACGCCCACGGCACGCGGTTGCATCGCGTGACGCCCGGCACCGGCGAGCTCGTCGTCGAGTACGAAGCACGCATAGACGGCGCCGCGGACCCGCTCCCCGGCGACCCGGTGGAGCGCGTCGTCTACAGCCGGCCGAGCAGGTACGCCGAGTCGGATGCGCTGGCGCCCACCGCGGCGGCCGAGTTCGATGGCCTCGATGGCAACGCGACGCTGCTGACGGCGGTCTCCTCCTGGGTGGGCACGCGGCTGGCGTACGTGCCGGGCTCGAGCCTGCCGACGGACGGCGCCCAGCGCACACTCCTCGCCCGCAAGGGCGTGTGCCGCGATTTCGCGCATCTGAGCGTCGCGCTCCTGCGCGCGACCGGCGTGCCCGCACGACTCGTGTCGGTGTATGCCCCGGGCCTCGACCCCATGGACTTCCACGCGGTCGCCGAGGCGTGGATCGGCGGCGCGTGGTGCGTGGTCGATGCCACCACGCTGGCGCCGCGCGAGACGCTGGTGCGGATCGCCACCGGCCGCGACGCCGCCGACACGGCCTTCCTCACGATCCTCTCCGGGCGCACCGAGCTGGTCGACATGACGGTCACCGCGGTCGCCGACGATCTGCCGGCCGACGACCTGGATCGTCTCGTGTCGGTCTCGTGA
- a CDS encoding NAD-dependent succinate-semialdehyde dehydrogenase — protein MTDIREDELLASVPDGLFIGGEWLAAEGGRTLVVRDPATGDVVKEIADATPADGMAALDAAVDAFPTWAATPARERAELLRRAFDLLMERKEEFALLMTIEMGKPLAEARGEVAYGAEFVRWFSEEAARISGRYGPNPEGTGRMIVSQHPVGPAFLITPWNFPLAMATRKIAPAIAAGCTVVIKPAELTPLTTLYFAKLLEDAGLPKGVVNVFTTSTSGAVSEPIIRDPRLRKLSFTGSTPVGQRLLEQAAQGVLRTSMELGGNAPFIVFDDADLDKAVDGAILAKFRNIGQACTAANRFIVHRDVVDEFARRVTDRVKQMKVGRGTEDGVTIGPLIDDRAVAKAAALVGDAVERGAQVTTGGSAIEGAGTFYAPTVVADVREGSDILREEIFGPVLAIVPFEDEDDAVRIANDTEYGLVSYVFTENLARGQRMIERLETGMMGLNAGVVSNAAAPFGGWKMSGLGREGGAEGIHEYLQTKYTLTPNPF, from the coding sequence GTGACCGATATCCGTGAGGACGAACTGCTCGCGAGCGTCCCGGACGGGCTGTTCATCGGAGGCGAATGGCTCGCCGCCGAGGGCGGCCGCACCCTGGTCGTGCGCGACCCCGCGACGGGCGACGTCGTCAAGGAGATTGCCGACGCGACACCGGCCGACGGCATGGCGGCGCTGGACGCCGCGGTCGACGCCTTCCCCACGTGGGCGGCGACGCCGGCCCGCGAGCGCGCCGAGCTGCTGCGTCGGGCCTTCGACCTGCTGATGGAGCGCAAGGAGGAGTTCGCCCTCCTGATGACGATCGAGATGGGCAAGCCTCTCGCCGAGGCCCGCGGCGAGGTCGCCTACGGTGCCGAGTTCGTCCGCTGGTTCAGCGAGGAGGCGGCGCGCATCAGCGGCCGGTACGGGCCGAACCCCGAGGGCACCGGTCGCATGATCGTGTCGCAGCATCCGGTGGGACCGGCATTCCTCATCACTCCGTGGAACTTCCCGCTGGCGATGGCGACCCGCAAGATCGCCCCGGCGATCGCCGCCGGCTGCACGGTGGTCATCAAGCCCGCTGAGCTCACGCCGCTGACGACCCTGTACTTCGCGAAGCTGCTCGAGGACGCGGGCCTGCCCAAGGGGGTCGTCAACGTGTTCACCACGTCCACGTCGGGCGCGGTATCGGAGCCGATCATCCGCGACCCGCGCCTGCGGAAGCTCTCGTTCACCGGATCCACGCCGGTCGGGCAGCGGCTGCTCGAGCAGGCCGCCCAGGGCGTGCTGCGCACATCGATGGAGCTGGGCGGCAACGCGCCGTTCATCGTGTTCGACGACGCCGACCTCGACAAGGCGGTCGACGGCGCGATCCTGGCGAAGTTCCGCAACATCGGCCAGGCGTGCACCGCAGCCAACCGCTTCATCGTGCACCGCGACGTCGTCGACGAGTTCGCCCGCCGCGTCACCGACCGGGTCAAGCAGATGAAGGTCGGCCGAGGCACGGAGGACGGCGTCACGATCGGCCCGCTAATCGACGACCGTGCGGTCGCGAAGGCGGCGGCGCTGGTCGGCGATGCCGTCGAGCGGGGCGCTCAGGTGACCACGGGCGGCAGCGCGATCGAGGGGGCGGGGACGTTCTATGCGCCCACCGTGGTCGCCGACGTGCGCGAGGGCAGCGACATCCTGCGCGAGGAGATCTTCGGACCGGTGCTCGCGATCGTCCCGTTCGAGGACGAGGACGACGCCGTGCGCATCGCCAACGACACCGAGTACGGACTGGTCTCCTACGTCTTCACCGAGAACCTCGCCCGCGGTCAGCGCATGATCGAGCGTCTCGAGACCGGCATGATGGGCCTGAACGCGGGCGTCGTCTCGAACGCGGCGGCGCCGTTCGGCGGCTGGAAGATGTCGGGCCTGGGCCGCGAAGGCGGCGCCGAGGGCATCCACGAATACCTGCAGACGAAGTACACGCTCACGCCGAACCCGTTCTGA
- a CDS encoding winged helix DNA-binding domain-containing protein, with amino-acid sequence MDRRRLRHARLRAHRLSAPAASVADAAQRMLAVQAQDFRGGRWALGVRTRGTATIAQVDAAFDRGDIVRSWTMRGTLHIAPARDLSWILDVTAERQFRAAAAPRRREGIDEDDLVRAERVVRSALRGGGRLTRAELFALLDGGGVPTQGQRGYHVLTSLSLRRVVVQGPVVERGGALSREQHIVLFDDWTADAASPDDPVAELFARYIAGHGPATAADFAWWAALPIGAARQAAEAAADAVEQVPGEGEPRFVSASAPPRRSAAASRVIALPPFDEYYLSYADRTGVCDAELLDRVGPGKNGMVAAVLLADGDVVGRWTHAAALAGRRDEPAGRLFAPDAATPDEVDAALARYRAFVTV; translated from the coding sequence ATGGACCGACGCCGGCTGCGGCACGCGCGTCTGCGCGCGCATCGACTGAGCGCGCCGGCGGCGAGCGTCGCCGATGCGGCGCAGCGCATGCTCGCCGTGCAGGCCCAGGACTTCCGCGGCGGGCGCTGGGCCCTGGGCGTGCGCACCCGCGGCACCGCCACCATCGCGCAGGTCGACGCGGCGTTCGATCGCGGTGACATCGTGCGATCGTGGACGATGCGGGGCACGCTCCACATCGCGCCGGCACGCGACCTGTCGTGGATCCTGGACGTCACCGCCGAGCGGCAGTTCCGCGCGGCGGCAGCGCCCCGGCGCCGCGAGGGGATCGACGAGGACGACCTCGTGCGCGCCGAGCGCGTCGTGCGATCGGCCCTGCGCGGCGGCGGCCGGCTCACCCGCGCCGAACTGTTCGCTCTGCTGGACGGCGGGGGAGTGCCGACGCAGGGTCAGCGCGGCTACCACGTGCTCACGAGCCTGTCGCTTCGCCGCGTCGTCGTTCAGGGTCCGGTGGTCGAGCGCGGGGGTGCGCTTTCGCGCGAGCAGCACATCGTGCTGTTCGACGACTGGACCGCGGATGCCGCCTCCCCCGACGATCCGGTCGCGGAGCTGTTCGCGCGCTACATCGCCGGACACGGCCCGGCGACCGCGGCCGATTTCGCGTGGTGGGCGGCGCTGCCGATCGGCGCGGCGCGTCAGGCCGCCGAGGCGGCCGCGGACGCCGTCGAGCAGGTCCCGGGGGAGGGCGAGCCGCGCTTCGTGTCGGCATCCGCTCCACCTCGCCGCTCCGCCGCGGCATCCCGTGTGATCGCCCTGCCGCCGTTCGACGAGTACTACCTCTCGTACGCGGATCGCACGGGCGTCTGCGACGCAGAGCTGCTCGACCGGGTCGGGCCCGGGAAGAACGGCATGGTCGCTGCCGTCCTCCTCGCCGACGGCGACGTTGTCGGCCGGTGGACGCATGCGGCCGCGCTCGCCGGTCGGCGCGACGAGCCGGCAGGCCGGCTGTTCGCGCCGGACGCCGCCACGCCGGACGAGGTCGACGCGGCGCTCGCCCGGTATCGCGCATTCGTCACCGTCTGA
- a CDS encoding helix-turn-helix transcriptional regulator: MTPTQLELSTLGHRIRHERVSHGYTLDELGELVGVAGSQLSLIENGKREPKLSLLQAIAQATGVEVTELLSSEPPNRRAALEIELEKAQSSTVFRQLGIAPVKVTKGMSDETIESILGMHRELQRREREAIATPEEARRANTELRLRMRAVDNYLPDIEKLAEKQLKAAGHVSGALTHRTVSIMADQLGFELIYVSDLPRSTRSITDLENGRIYLPPASIPGGHGLRSMALQAMAHRLLGHRRPTDYADFLQQRLEINYYAACCLMPETASVAFLQQAKKERDLAVEDFRDAFGVTHEAAGMRLTNLATHHLGIRLHFMRVDGAGAINRVYENDDLPLPIDVTGAVDGQIACRNFSARQAFSEQNRTTEHYQYTDTPAGTYWDSSQTGTTADGEFSITVGVPFDDARWFRGRETQNRAVSTCPDESCCRRAPAQSTERWQGKAWPSARVHMQMFTPLPRGAFPGVDDNDVYAFLDRHA; encoded by the coding sequence ATGACGCCCACGCAGCTGGAACTGTCGACCCTCGGCCACCGCATCCGACACGAGCGCGTGTCCCACGGCTACACCCTCGACGAGCTCGGCGAGCTGGTCGGAGTCGCCGGATCCCAGCTGAGCCTCATCGAGAACGGCAAGCGCGAGCCGAAGCTGTCGCTGCTGCAGGCCATCGCCCAGGCGACGGGCGTCGAGGTCACCGAGCTGCTGTCGTCGGAGCCCCCCAACCGCCGCGCGGCCCTCGAGATCGAGCTCGAGAAGGCGCAGTCCTCGACGGTGTTCCGTCAGCTCGGGATCGCGCCGGTGAAGGTCACCAAGGGCATGAGCGACGAGACGATCGAGTCGATCCTGGGCATGCACCGCGAGCTGCAGCGCCGCGAGCGCGAGGCGATCGCGACGCCCGAGGAGGCGCGCCGGGCCAACACCGAGCTGCGCCTGCGGATGCGGGCCGTCGACAACTACCTGCCCGACATCGAGAAGCTCGCCGAGAAGCAGCTCAAGGCCGCGGGGCACGTCTCGGGAGCGCTCACCCACCGCACCGTGAGCATCATGGCCGATCAGCTCGGCTTCGAGCTCATCTACGTCAGCGACCTGCCGCGCTCGACCCGGTCGATCACCGATCTCGAGAACGGCCGCATCTACCTGCCCCCGGCGTCGATCCCGGGCGGACACGGCCTGCGCTCGATGGCGCTGCAGGCGATGGCCCACCGGCTCCTCGGGCACCGGCGGCCCACCGACTACGCCGACTTCCTGCAGCAGCGACTCGAGATCAACTACTACGCCGCGTGCTGCCTGATGCCCGAGACGGCGTCGGTCGCGTTCCTCCAGCAGGCCAAGAAGGAACGCGACCTGGCGGTCGAGGACTTCCGCGACGCATTCGGCGTGACCCACGAGGCGGCCGGGATGCGCCTGACCAATCTCGCGACGCACCACCTCGGCATCCGCCTCCACTTCATGCGCGTCGACGGGGCGGGAGCGATCAACCGCGTGTACGAGAACGACGACCTGCCGCTGCCCATCGATGTCACCGGCGCGGTCGACGGGCAGATCGCGTGCCGGAACTTCTCGGCCCGCCAGGCGTTCTCTGAGCAGAACCGCACGACCGAGCACTACCAGTACACCGACACCCCGGCCGGCACGTACTGGGACTCGTCGCAGACCGGCACCACCGCCGACGGCGAGTTCTCCATCACCGTGGGTGTGCCGTTCGACGACGCGCGGTGGTTCCGAGGCCGCGAGACGCAGAATCGCGCCGTCTCGACGTGCCCGGACGAGTCGTGCTGCCGCCGCGCACCGGCCCAGAGCACCGAGCGCTGGCAGGGCAAGGCGTGGCCGAGCGCCCGCGTGCACATGCAGATGTTCACACCGCTTCCGCGCGGGGCGTTCCCGGGCGTGGACGACAACGACGTGTACGCGTTCCTCGACCGGCACGCGTAG
- a CDS encoding phosphoenolpyruvate carboxykinase (GTP) encodes MALADIFTRPVQTVPSGGARSTFGATPAVEGEGMDALRAWVDEIAALTKPDAIHWVDGSRAENDALLRQQVDEGKLIKLNPEWRPGSYLARSHPSDVARTESRTFISSEREADAGPTNNWVAPAEIRETITPLFDGSMRGRTMYVVPFSMGAVGGPLSHIGVQVTDSAYAVTSIEVMTRVGTEVLKEIAAGAPWVKTVHSVGAPLEPGEKDVAWPCNDDKYIVHFPDTLEVWSYGSGYGGNAILAKKCFALRIASVIGRDEGWLAEHMLLIRVISPAGKAYHVAAAFPSACGKTNLAMLRPTIPGWRVETLGDDIAWLRPGEDGRLWAINPEAGFFGVAPGTGESTNITAVETLWGNTIFTNVALRPDGDVWWEGLTDEAPAELIDWEGNHWTPDSGRPAAHPNSRFTVSAGQCPQIAPDWERPEGVPLDAILFGGRRATNVPLVVEATDWTHGVFMGSNISSERTAAAEGTVGELRRDPFAMLPFCGYNMADYFGHWLKVGQALRHDRAPRIFQVNWFRKGSDGRFLWPGFGDNARVIDWIIRRVEGGVDAQESAIGRLPKTEDLNLDGVEVPQEDLDELFSVDTASWLRETDLTEEFYATFDGKVPAALTAELESLRYRLKRG; translated from the coding sequence ATGGCCCTCGCCGACATCTTCACCCGGCCCGTCCAGACCGTCCCGTCGGGAGGAGCGCGCAGCACGTTCGGCGCGACGCCCGCCGTCGAGGGCGAGGGCATGGATGCCCTCCGGGCGTGGGTCGACGAGATCGCAGCGCTCACCAAGCCCGACGCCATCCACTGGGTCGACGGCTCGCGTGCCGAGAACGACGCGCTGCTTCGTCAGCAGGTCGACGAGGGCAAGCTCATCAAGCTGAACCCCGAGTGGCGCCCCGGCTCGTACCTCGCCCGTTCGCACCCGAGCGATGTCGCCCGCACCGAGTCGCGCACGTTCATCTCGTCCGAGCGCGAGGCGGACGCAGGTCCCACCAACAACTGGGTCGCCCCGGCGGAGATCCGCGAGACCATCACGCCGCTCTTCGACGGATCGATGCGCGGACGCACGATGTACGTCGTGCCGTTCTCGATGGGCGCCGTCGGCGGTCCGCTGTCGCACATCGGCGTTCAGGTCACCGACAGCGCGTACGCGGTCACCTCGATCGAGGTCATGACCCGCGTCGGCACCGAGGTCCTGAAGGAGATCGCCGCGGGCGCCCCGTGGGTCAAGACGGTCCACTCCGTCGGCGCGCCGCTCGAGCCCGGCGAGAAGGACGTCGCGTGGCCCTGCAACGACGACAAGTACATCGTCCACTTCCCCGACACCCTCGAGGTCTGGTCGTACGGCTCCGGCTACGGCGGCAACGCCATCCTCGCGAAGAAGTGCTTCGCGCTGCGCATCGCCTCGGTGATCGGCCGCGACGAGGGCTGGCTCGCCGAGCACATGCTCCTCATCCGCGTCATCTCGCCGGCCGGCAAGGCGTACCACGTCGCGGCGGCCTTCCCGTCGGCCTGCGGCAAGACCAACCTCGCGATGCTGCGTCCGACGATCCCCGGCTGGCGGGTCGAGACGCTCGGCGACGACATCGCGTGGCTGCGTCCCGGTGAGGACGGGCGCCTGTGGGCCATCAACCCCGAGGCCGGCTTCTTCGGCGTCGCGCCCGGCACCGGCGAGTCCACGAACATCACCGCGGTCGAGACGCTGTGGGGCAACACGATCTTCACGAACGTGGCGCTCCGCCCCGACGGCGACGTCTGGTGGGAGGGCCTGACCGACGAGGCCCCCGCAGAACTGATCGACTGGGAGGGCAACCACTGGACCCCGGACTCGGGTCGTCCCGCCGCCCACCCCAACTCGCGCTTCACCGTCAGCGCCGGCCAGTGCCCGCAGATCGCGCCCGACTGGGAGCGCCCCGAGGGCGTGCCGCTGGACGCGATCCTGTTCGGCGGGCGCCGCGCGACGAACGTGCCGCTCGTGGTCGAGGCCACCGACTGGACCCACGGCGTGTTCATGGGCTCCAACATCTCCTCCGAGCGGACCGCCGCCGCCGAGGGCACGGTCGGCGAGCTGCGCCGCGACCCCTTCGCGATGCTGCCCTTCTGCGGCTACAACATGGCCGACTACTTCGGCCACTGGCTGAAGGTCGGGCAGGCCCTGCGCCACGACCGCGCGCCCCGCATCTTCCAGGTCAACTGGTTCCGCAAGGGCAGCGACGGCCGGTTCCTGTGGCCCGGGTTCGGCGACAACGCGCGCGTCATCGACTGGATCATCCGCCGAGTCGAGGGCGGCGTCGACGCGCAGGAGAGCGCGATCGGGCGCCTGCCGAAGACGGAGGAC